ATCACGAGCATCACGTCGAACGGCGAACCGTCCCCGCCTGCGGCCGGGGTGAGCAGCGGCGCCAGCTCCTGGAAGGGCACGTTCGCGGACCGGTAGGCCCGCAGGGCACCGGCTCGTACGGCGGCCAGCGCCTCGGCCGACGAGTCGGCCGGGGACAGGTCCACGGCCAGCACCGAGACGTTCAGCAGCGGGCCGACGACCCGCCGCCACTCGGGCCGGTCACGCTGGGCGATCAGCGTGCCGAACATGATCTGCTCGCGCTCGGACGCCCCGCTGTGGGTGAGCGCGGCCAGCGCGGTCGCGAACACCATGTAGGGGGTGGCGCCGGTGCGGCCGGCGAGGTCGCGCACCGCCCCGGCCAGGCCGGCGTCGTAGGCGTCGGTGTGCTTGGCCGACGTCTCCTCGCCCGGCGCGCCCGGCACGGCCCGGTCCGGCAGCGGGGACCGCCGGGCCGGGCGGCCCGCCACGTCCCGCCACAGGGCGGCCGTCTCGCTGCGGTCGCGCCGGTCCCGCCAGGCCCGTTCGTCGTGGCAGTAGTCCGCGAACCCGTAGTCGGCCGCCGGGGGCGTCCGCCGGTTGTAGCGGTCGGCCAGGTCGCGCAGGAACACGGTGACGGACCAGCCGTCGCACACGATGTGGTCGATGTTGATGAACAGGCCCCAGTCCCGTTCCCCGAGCTGTGCGAGCAGCGCGCGGAACGGCAACTCCTCGCGCAGGTCGGTGACGACCGCGGCCTCGTCCTCGACCAGCCGGTCGAAGACCGCGTCGCCCAGCTGGGCCACCGGGCCGCGCAGGTCCAGGCGGGCGAGGTCGAACTCCTCGACCGGGCGGGCGGTCCAGGTGAGTTCGCCGCCGTCGGCAGCGAACCGGGCCAGCAGCACGGGGTGCGCGGCCAGGGTCTCGCGCAGCGCCGCCTCCAGCGCCTCCTCGTCCAGGTCGCCGCGCAGCCGCAGCACCCCGGGCATGTTGTACGTCGGGGAGTCGGGGTCGATCTCGCGCAGGAACCAGAAGCGCTGCTGTGCGGCGCTGGCGGGGACCGGCCGGGCCGGGTCGGCGGGGGTCCGGTCCGGCGCCCGGTCGGCGGTCGCGGGGTCGGCCGCGCGCACGGCGCCGACGAAGTCGCGCAGCCGCGGGTGGGCGAACACGACGTCGACCACCAGTCGCACGTCGAGCAGCGCGTTGACCCGGTCGATCATGGCGAGCGCGAGCAGGGAGTGGCCGCCGAGCTGGAAGAAGCTGTCGTCCCAGCCGATCGTGTCGAGCTCCAGCAGGTCCGTCCACAGGGTCCGGACGGTCGCGGCGAGCGGGTCGTCCAACTCGGCCGTGGCCCGGGTGGCCGCCGGCGCCGTGAACGACAGCGACCGGTAGTCCACCTTCCCGTTCTTGGACCGGGGCAGCAGGCCGAGCTCGGCGATGATCGTCGGGATCATGTGCCGGGGCAGCAGGTCGGCGAGGACGGCGCGGAACCGCTCGTCCTCGTCGAGGTCGAGCACCGCCGCCGGGCCCTTCGGCCCGCCGGGGCGGGACACGTACCCGACGAGCGAGGCGCCCGCCGGCCCGTGGTGGACCTTCACCGCGGCCTCGACGACGCCGGGGCACCGGCGCAGCGCGGCCTCGACCTCGCCGACCTCGATCCGCTGGCCGCGGATCTTGATCTGGGTGTCGGCGCGCCCCAGGAACTCCAGGGCGCCGTCGGCGTCGACGCGGCCGAGATCGCCGGTGCGGTAGAGCCGCCCGCCGGGGGCGACCGCGTACGGGTCCGGCACGAACATCTCGGCGGTCCGCCTCGGGTTGCCCCGGTAGCCGCGGCCGACCGCGCCGCCGCCGACGTGCAGCAGGCCGACCACTCCGGGCGGCGCCGGCTGCAGGTGCTCGTCGAGGACGTGCACGGCGGTGTTGGCGAGCGGCCGGCCGACCGCGTTGGTCATCGGCGCGTCGGGGCCGGTCGCGCACAGCCCCGCGGTGACGTCGTCGGTGCACTCGGCCGGACCGTAGGCGTTGTGCAGGGGGATGCCGGGCAGCTCCCGTACCCAGCGCCGCAGCACGTCGTGGGTGAGGGACTCGCCCGTCGACAGCATCACCCGCAGTGCGCCGGGGGTCGCGGCGAGGCCGGCGTCGAGCAGGGCCACGATGTTGGACGGCACCAGCTCCAGCTTGGTCACGCCGCCGTCGACGACGGCCTTCAGCAGACTCGCGGGCGACTGCGAGTCCGGCTCGGGCACGATCCGCACCCGGGCGCCGATCATCAGCGGGGTCAGCAGCTGCCACACGGAGATGTCGAAGGAGACCGGGGCGGTCTGGGCCACGCAGTCGTGCTCGGTGAGCCCGAAGTGCTCGACCATCTGCCACATGTGGTTGGTGACGCCGTAGTTGGTGGAGACGGCGGCCTTGGGAACACCGGTGGAGCCGGAGGTGTGGATGATCGTCGAGGTGGCGTGGTCGTGGCAGAGCCGCGGCGGCCGGGCTTCGACGGCGCCGGAGACCAGCTCGGCGAGGTCGAACACCTCGCGGTCGCCGAACAGGTGGCGGCCCGAGGGGCCGGCGATGATCGCGGCCGGCTCGACCGCGTCGACCATCGCCTCGGCGCGCCGGGGCGCCTCGCGGGGGCTGACGGGCACGTAGGCGCCGTCGGCCTTGTGCAGGCCCACCAACGCCACCAGGTAGTCGGCGGACCGGTCCGCGCTCAGCACGACGGTGCGGTCCGTGGCCACGCCGGCGGCCCGCAGCCGCTTCGCCACGTGGTTGGCGCGGGCGTCCAGTTCGGCGTAGGTCAGCCGGACCCGGCCGTCGTCGACGGCGACGCTGTCGGGGGTACGGTCGGCCCAGCGTTCGAAGGAGTCGAGGTAGTTCTCCGGGCGCGGCACGTCGGGGCCGATCCCCCGGGCGATCAGCGCGGCGGCTTCGTCCTCGGCCAGCAGCGGCAGCGGGCCGGTCGTCCCGGCGCCGATCCCGGCGAGCAGCACGGGCAGGGTCCGGGCCACCAGCTCGGCCTGGTCGCGGGAGACCTTGGCGCGGTCGTACTGGAGCTGGAAGTCCAGCACGTCGTCGCGGATCGCCACGTTCAGGCCGAGGTCGGACTGCGTGGTGTGGTCGGGGACCGAGTGACCGTGCAGGGTGACGGCGCCCGCCGGCAGCTCAGCCCGCTCGTCCCCGGTGACGATGCCGGCCGCGCCGGGCAGGGACGCCGTGTAGCAGGTGAACATGGCCTGGAAGATCGTGGCCTTCGCGGTGTCGCGGTCGGGGTTGACCAGCCGCACGATGTCGGA
This window of the Streptomyces sp. NBC_01275 genome carries:
- a CDS encoding non-ribosomal peptide synthetase, producing the protein MTGFVPGGLIARLAEHAQDSTEKPALSIAPVGGGPRVDLTYGQLWGRSLAVARALAERVPPGARVLLLFPTAPEFAPAFLGCLAAGVIAVPVPLPIDEGSRRRVLNVARDCDVSLVVSLSFVRDLAAAGDDPELRAFAAAHDWLLADLIEPVTGDDGTDLPLAAAADVAFLQYTSGSTSTPRGVVVTHGALMHNEAAIQRSFGVTADSTIVSWLPLHHDMGLIGAMLQPLYTGAKGVVLDPLSFIRRPASWLETVSAEGADISGGPNFAYDLCVRKVTEEEKAGLDLSGWRVAFNGAAQVYPRTLRAFTEAFRDTGFRPQAHLPCYGLAEATLLVTTGAPTASRTFDDGRELTAYRLPDHADVRVLDRDGDTERAAGQVGEIAVAGDSNGAGYWGGQTFGTFLRTGDLGFRDGDELFVVGRAKDLVVQRGRNVYPEDLEADAGVCHPDVRPGRCAVFGVEHDGDEAVVVCQEVGAHTPPERYPEIAARVRATLSRVHGVTARTVLIVPPGTITKTSSGKVQRYAARRRHLDGDLPVLLDDTLSGRTSSLTDLLTGHSLTDALRLHIGALLGLPEPPSADARLADLGADSLTAVRLRHHLEEALEVELAPTAALRAESIAELAAAASSADATAPAAPVAATGGHVLNPAQRALWFLHRAGPDGGDYNVTRAFRVTGTVDPDAFHAALRAVAARHPSLRLAITTRDGAPHAEVRDTTAPDVEVADARAWPAERVAAWYRDLATRPFDLGSGTPLRAALLRREGDWLFALSLHHIVCDVSSFAIVVADLAAELRGEQAAPRPAPAPAAPRDHSDFWRAELDGELPTLTLPTLTPPTLTSPGPGLPEAGAPRESLAFQVPGATLAGYAREHGLTLHNLLLAAYQVLLHRLSGQPDLIVGVPTAGRTDRTLAEWVGYLVNVAPVRSAYRPETPFAEFAAATHRRVLDVLDHADTPLSDIVRLVNPDRDTAKATIFQAMFTCYTASLPGAAGIVTGDERAELPAGAVTLHGHSVPDHTTQSDLGLNVAIRDDVLDFQLQYDRAKVSRDQAELVARTLPVLLAGIGAGTTGPLPLLAEDEAAALIARGIGPDVPRPENYLDSFERWADRTPDSVAVDDGRVRLTYAELDARANHVAKRLRAAGVATDRTVVLSADRSADYLVALVGLHKADGAYVPVSPREAPRRAEAMVDAVEPAAIIAGPSGRHLFGDREVFDLAELVSGAVEARPPRLCHDHATSTIIHTSGSTGVPKAAVSTNYGVTNHMWQMVEHFGLTEHDCVAQTAPVSFDISVWQLLTPLMIGARVRIVPEPDSQSPASLLKAVVDGGVTKLELVPSNIVALLDAGLAATPGALRVMLSTGESLTHDVLRRWVRELPGIPLHNAYGPAECTDDVTAGLCATGPDAPMTNAVGRPLANTAVHVLDEHLQPAPPGVVGLLHVGGGAVGRGYRGNPRRTAEMFVPDPYAVAPGGRLYRTGDLGRVDADGALEFLGRADTQIKIRGQRIEVGEVEAALRRCPGVVEAAVKVHHGPAGASLVGYVSRPGGPKGPAAVLDLDEDERFRAVLADLLPRHMIPTIIAELGLLPRSKNGKVDYRSLSFTAPAATRATAELDDPLAATVRTLWTDLLELDTIGWDDSFFQLGGHSLLALAMIDRVNALLDVRLVVDVVFAHPRLRDFVGAVRAADPATADRAPDRTPADPARPVPASAAQQRFWFLREIDPDSPTYNMPGVLRLRGDLDEEALEAALRETLAAHPVLLARFAADGGELTWTARPVEEFDLARLDLRGPVAQLGDAVFDRLVEDEAAVVTDLREELPFRALLAQLGERDWGLFINIDHIVCDGWSVTVFLRDLADRYNRRTPPAADYGFADYCHDERAWRDRRDRSETAALWRDVAGRPARRSPLPDRAVPGAPGEETSAKHTDAYDAGLAGAVRDLAGRTGATPYMVFATALAALTHSGASEREQIMFGTLIAQRDRPEWRRVVGPLLNVSVLAVDLSPADSSAEALAAVRAGALRAYRSANVPFQELAPLLTPAAGGDGSPFDVMLVMQPPSRPVELTGLDVETTDLDTAAAPYPLLVDIEEQDGGYQVAYRYRTGRFDAAGVEELAHRMRETVRALVGADAATLAELVPVSDVVERTR